A DNA window from Carassius gibelio isolate Cgi1373 ecotype wild population from Czech Republic chromosome A6, carGib1.2-hapl.c, whole genome shotgun sequence contains the following coding sequences:
- the LOC128015692 gene encoding transcription factor HES-1-like: protein MKMPADIMEKNSSSPVAATPASMNTTPDKPKTASEHRKSSKPIMEKRRRARINESLGQLKTLILDALKKDSSRHSKLEKADILEMTVKHLRNMQRAQMTAALNTDPTVLGKYRAGFSECMNEVTRFLSTCEGVNTEVRTRLLGHLASCMTQINAMNYPTQHQIPGGPPHPSFSQPMVQISSAPQQANAVPLSGVTCKSGASSNLTSDATKLYGGFQLVPATDGQFAFLIPSAAFAPNGPVIPVYANNSSTPVPVAVSPGAPSVTSDSVWRPW from the exons ATGAAGATGCCTGCAGATATCATGGAAAAAAACTCCTCGTCTCCGGTTGCCGCGACTCCGGCGAGCATGAACACTACACCTGATAAACCCAAAACTGCTTCGGAGCACAGAAAG tCTTCTAAACCCATTATGGAGAAAAGAAGGAGAGCGAGAATCAACGAAAGCTTGGGTCAGCTGAAAACCTTAATCTTGGATGCTCTAAAAAAAGAT AGCTCCAGGCACTCTAAACTCGAGAAAGCGGACATCCTGGAGATGACAGTGAAGCATCTCAGAAACATGCAGCGGGCACAAATGACCG CTGCCCTTAACACGGATCCCACCGTTCTTGGGAAATACAGAGCTGGTTTCAGTGAATGTATGAACGAGGTGACCCGGTTCCTGTCCACCTGTGAAGGGGTTAACACCGAGGTCAGGACCCGGCTGCTGGGTCACTTAGCCAGCTGCATGACACAAATCAACGCCATGAATTATCCAACACAGCACCAGATACCTGGCGGGCCTCCTCATCCATCCTTCAGTCAACCAATGGTTCAAATCTCCAGCGCGCCTCAGCAAGCCAACGCCGTGCCTCTTAGCGGAGTCACTTGCAAAAGCGGGGCTTCCTCCAACTTGACTTCTGACGCAACTAAATTATACGGAGGTTTCCAGCTTGTGCCGGCAACAGACGGACAATTCGCCTTTTTGATTCCCAGCGCTGCCTTTGCTCCAAACGGCCCCGTTATTCCAGTGTATGCCAACAATTCCAGCACACCGGTTCCGGTAGCCGTGTCTCCGGGAGCACCGTCCGTTACGTCAGATTCCGTTTGGCGGCCTTGGtag